The Phaenicophaeus curvirostris isolate KB17595 chromosome 6, BPBGC_Pcur_1.0, whole genome shotgun sequence genome segment TATAAATTGTAACTATTGAAGCTCAGGTACAGTTGGTGTTGGATGCCATAATTGCACTGgaattttaattcaaataaaGGGTGTGTTCTTGAAATGAATTCCAGTCATCCTTGCTTGCTGCAtttgcatcaggaaaaaatattacatcaggaaaatatatttcacggaaagggtcactgggcactggcagaggctgcccagggagggggtcgagtcaccttccctggaggggtttaaggcacgggtggacgaggtgctgagggacatgggttagtgattgatgggaatggttggactcagtgatcctgtgggtcctttccaggcTAGTGAGTCTATGATTTTGGTTCACGTCACAGTGTAATCTTGGAGTGCATGAACTCTTCCTTTTGGAAGATGCTAAAACTAGAAGGTGCACTTCAGTTCTTAGTCAACGTTCAGCATAGACAAGACGTAGCATGAAATAAATATGCGAACACATGTGGACATTGGATCCTCAATAACCGTTTATTTCTGCGGAGACACTGCTTGTTCTGTGTTTAGTTGTTAATGTAGACATAGTCTGAGTCTGCTGTAGCTAGAGCAGGTAGGTTGAATACAGGTGTACCACAACAGCACCAGGGATTGATCCCTGAGCTTTCAGACCTATAACTATGACATCTGTTGCCTAAGCTGTAAGACtcaattttctttgcttaaagTCTGTAGGTCAGCTACAAGGAGAACAGTGAGCAAAAAAACGAGCCCCACATGGAATAATTGGCAACAGctttatcagattttttttcaatagttcTAATTTTCAATTCAACAATTTCCATTAACAAATGGTTCACAGAAttagaatgttttaaaaatgctgtaGCAACATAAGAATCAATACTTTTCCTACTTGTAAGTCTTCAGTGaattaaatgaataaaataatggTGCGTATTTGCTAGAACAGTAGCTGGGACttgctggcattttttaaattacttttccccTTGTACATTCACCTAGCCTTTGTGCAATATAGTGAATTAATTTTGTGCTCATGTTGCTAACACCATATGagagatttttctgttctgtcttGAGTGGTTGTTTGGTGTGCTCTCTTAATTTTCCACTTAGGCTTCTTTTCTCGGTGAACCAGGGTGATAATTACTAGCAGATTATTCAAAATGCCAGTTATAATAGAAAAAACCTGAAGTTTTGCATGCTGTTTttaaatcatccagttcccagAGACACTGATGAATTGAGTGTGTCAAGTAACACGCAGGTTATGGGCATAAGCTGAACAATTGATTGCTTACTGctgtacaaattattttttttattaactttgaCTTTGATTTCCCCCTGTTGCAAATTAGGAAGGTTGCATCACTTCATCACAATCATTACAATTTACAGCTCTGTTTCAAGGTAGCTTCAGTGTCATGGCTGAAAATCTGCAGTAATGATAAAATTTTAGAATTTGCATAGGTagcaaaaatgcttttgtgattaatacttttccttttaacttgTGTTTATAAACATTGCATATTGCCAGCAGCTGTTAGAGTAACTCCCATTTTCCCCATGACTTTCCTGTGAGTCAGCCCTCTTCTGGGTTAAAGGGACTCTATCAGATTAAACACCTGGAGTTATCCATTTCTGGCATGGAAACTAGTAGCTAATTCTGTATTCTCAAACCAAGTCCAATCTAAAAAGCTTATTAGAATTGGGTCTGTGGTGTATATAGCATCCACTGAAAATGGCAAACTTGCTTTCTAGAGCTCCTAagtcttgatttttattttttttttaatatgaagatCAATGTGTTGTGTGAAAGTCTTTATGATAACAAAGTTTTGAAATGCACAACTAGACTGTTGCAGTCTTTTGGCAGCAATTGTACTGTTCTAACTCAAAAGCCTCTCATCCGTCCACCTTTTTTACGTGTATATGTTGGAGGATCTCAACAGAGCTCCCAGTTCAGGTTCTTACAGCTTGAGACTGGCTCCAACTGGACAGAACCGTAGCGCTTTGCTGGTCTTAAGGGGTCTGAACAGAGGGCAACAAGACCCTTGTCAGAGTAATGACTTGAGACTTAACAGTTATCGGTTGTGGAGGAATAAATGCAAGTTGTGTTTGAATTTTTCTCCCTGAAAACTTCcttctgtcttttattttaGACATGGGAAAATCACTTTCTCACCTGCCTATACACACAGGCAAGGAAGATGGTTATGATGGAGGCACAGTGTCTGATAACATGAGGAGTGGGTTGGTTCACTCGGAATCACACAATGAAGATGGGCGACCTGGAGATGTATCACAGTTTCCCTATGTGGAATTTACAGGAAGAGACAGTGTCACCTGCCCAACTTGCCAGGGGACAGGAAGAATTCCACGAggtgagttttggggttttttttatcctgtAAGTTACCTCATAACCATGTGCAGTTGTAACTATAATAATCTGTAACAAATGGCTGTCCAGATgacattttttcatctttttgacTTTTTAGCACTAAGCATTTTGTTACCGTTGCTCTGGATGTATAAAACAAATTGAGTCAGTTTTGGCTGTTAACTGTTGGTTCTTCCCTTGTCTGCTTCTCAGCTTTAAATTCACACATAACCTAGTTCTCACAAGTTGAATTTCCAGGCCTTTATTTTTGTGCCATTTCTTATACtacctattttaaaatatttgaatcaATATATAACTTTACAAAAATAGCTGCAAATGTAGATAGTGAAAATTAGAACTGTGCTAAAATGCTGTTTCCTTGGTAAATTTTAGTGAATTTTCATGCTGCCAGTTCCCCTTTATTTCCTTGCCCTGCCTTTGTCCCATCTGTTCCTGTTAGGGAGAGGGCCCTAGCTCAGAGCTGAAAATATGTAGgactcagggaggtggttgagtcaccatccctggaggtatttaaaaggcgggtagataaggtgctcagagacatggtttagtggcaggtaggaTAGGAATGGtcagacttgatgatcctgggggtgttttacaacctagtgattctgtgtttctatctCTGGCTACCCTGGGAAAGGAGTAGGCTACACAGCATTGATCTTCATGCCTAacagttttgtttgcttgctgtcttcatcctttgcttttccttttaatgaaaaaatctCCTTTATTAAACTTCTCTCCTATACAATAAGCCACCTCAATAGTTTTTTTTAGTAAGAGGCCTTTGAAAGGAGCATGCAGGACATCTGAAACTTCTTAGGAGAGAGCAGCAAATGCAGTGTGACAGAGTACAGCCTTCTGCTTCAGCTGTAAGATCTTCCCTTTGTTCAGGGGGGAGGAACTGATGAGAAGGTTTCATGTTTGGGACTGCTTTGCTGCCAGAGCTCTTATCCAAAATagattatttaatattaaagctCTTAAAAGTAATTTAGACCAGCAACTTAGGGGAAAATGGTGTCTGTGCTGTACTGCCCTTGTACGTGTGTGTCTGTCAGATTAGGTTCTGGTGTAGTTCACAAATAATTCTGTCTCACCTGTGAATAAGTGGCAGGGGGCACAGGATATCTAATTGGTTGCAAGTACTGTAAGAGATTTACACATGTAAGTGTTTTAGCTGCTCAGCTTTATCCTGTGATGTATCCTTTGAGTACCTCTGAATTCAGCAAATTTGAAGAGTGGGAAAGCTATGCGgccaagaattattttaattgaaggGCTATGGAGAAGAAAGTTTGTTGTGTTAGCTTGCTAGCTTGAAATGCTTGAAAATATCAATAGCAAGTTTTACTCAGAACAGTGCTAGCTAAAATGCAGTAATAGGAGGATTTATATGTTCAAAACCTTCTTTGACTGTAGGATTTTTGGATGCAATTCTTAATGATAATTAACTTGCATTTGTTTATTAACCATTTTGCAGTAACTATTAAATATGCATGTTATCAATACATTCTAATGAAATAATGTGATCAAACCTAGAACTTTAAATGAGTTATTAGAACACTTAGGGCTATTGCTTTGTTATTCCTCTTTACTTTAGAAAAAGAtatgtttaggtttttttgagGGGAGAGGACAAAAATTaagtgttcatagaatcactgcaTGTGTGGTAGGGAAGACTGTTAACACAGTATATAGCTCAACTGTATAGTAAActcttgaattattttttttctgttatttgaaCATCTTTAGCTTTTCAATAtgatgaaatatgaaaataagacTGCTGTTTTGTCCAAAGGTTGAAGATGCTTCATTGAAACTGatatgaaaatctgttttaaattgGTAGAGGTTTTTTTAGAAGGCTTATGTTACGTACTATGACCTGACTAGTGAGCATGCTTTGCTCAGCTTAGTGATTCATCATGGAATCACTTCTAAATGGTTGATCAGCTAAGTAATAATGCTGGTCAAATTCTGcatttggtttaaaaaatgcaaatgtgatTGTTCTTGAGGCCTCACTGATCTCAGACAGGTGAATCTCAATTCTGTTTTCCTATACTGCAAATAGCAAAAGCTGTACAGGCAGGGGTAGTCCATGTATTTTCAACGTCTTATCTGTGcctttggtttttatttctactgctaagattccttcttttaaaaaaatgcttcataGCAAAGTAATTTGTCGCTTGGAGACATTCCAGTAGATCCTTTTTTTTGACTTCCAGGGTGCTGCATCTCAGTCCTGTGAGAAATGGTTGTATTTACCAGTGGTTTTCCACAGTGCAGAACATGTATAACCAGTGTTGCCATAGCCACTCAAATTGATAagtttaaggattttttttaaacctaaattttgcttttcagaagagTATGTGTAGAATACCTTCTAGATCATTTCTTGCTCCCTGAGCTTCTGAATGTCCTGTGGCTTTATATTGTCTGGCATGGAGAGTTGGAAGCTGTTAGTTGCCTCTGTTTCTTTTGAGGAAACGGTGCCAGAGGCGTGCCACCTCCTGTGCACGTATGCGACTGAGAGGCAGAATTTGTTGTGTGACACAAGCTGTAGTAATATTCCACTTGGGTCCTAATCTGGaatttaaatgtttctcttgAGTGTTTATTCTTTGGTGCCATTAAGTTATAATGGGCACTCTTGTTTGAAGTAACTGCAACAAAACTTATTTCTTGTTCGTTTGAATTCTGAaagtgtgtttttttgtttccaggGCAGGAAAATCAGCTGGTAGCATTAATTCCATATAGTGATCAGAGACTGAGGCCAAGAAGAACGTAAGTTAATAGTTAGTTGTGACACATGAATCTATGGttaattttcctcttctagTTAAAATTCAGCAATTTAAAGATTATGTGAAGGAGAATCAAGCAAAAATCACTGGAATGTTTTCTTGCATTCAGTATTGAAAGACCCAGCTCATGAGCAGTATCGGTAGTCCCATCACACTATGTCTTACAGAACTGAGTAATACCTACATGAAGAGATCATAGAGCATTTATATGAATGTCTACAATACCAATCTCTGTAACGTCTTAATTGATCTAATAAGATAAATCTTCAGTGTTAAAGTCTGAATGAAGTGATAGCTTTTTTGGGGCCACTACTCCAAATAAGTTGCctagaaattaatttgtaaagCTCTGAGCAGCTAGCAAAATCATCAGATTCACCATTCTGATATAGCATGATTATAGTCTAATACTTTCTCTGAAAGTCTCTTATAACAAAGAATCCCATGGAAGGCGTACAAgttctttgttgttcttctggGTGTGTTGTGCAAGAGTTCCACAGAATGACAAAAGTTCtgctataaataaaatttaagaggAAGTGCTTAAGTTTCAAGGCAAGTAAATATTTACTACTTCCATCTTCCTTTTAGTTATAGATGTAGGGTTAACCACTTTTCGTTTCCTGATGCATATGCAAAAGTAACATCTCTGTTTGAGACATAGACACATAGACATGAAGTGCAGcatagttttgtttgttttttttcccttttggaaaCTAATGGAAGCTAGAAATAGTCTGAACTAGTTGTATTGTCTTGCCATGCCTCTTATCACTTAAAATAACATGCTACTATTGTTTAATGTGCTTTTGACTCTgaaataggcttttttttttttcccccctccagaAAGCTCTATGTGACTGCTTCTGTAACTGTATGTTTACTGCTTTCTGGACTGGCTGTATTCTTCTTGTTTCCTCGCTCAATTGATGTTGAATACATTGGTGTGAAGTCAGTATATGTCTCTTACGAAGAGGGCAGACGTATAATATATCTAAATATTACGGTAAGTCTAGCTATCTGGATATTTGTAATCTATAAATGCAACAGGAGATACTACTGTGACAGTTTCATATGCATAGAAATTGTGGTCTAGTTGATAAGCTTAGTGTCTTAAGAAATACAGGCAGATGTAGTGACCGGTTTGAAAAAATGTCATTGGACCGACTGAGGCTGGTTACTGTAACTATAGCTAATAGAGGAGGTGTAGCTGCATGCAACCATTGTGTCTTCTGGCTTCATGAGAACACTGACTTTGGAGTTCTCTGCATTATTTTTGGAATATGAATGAAATGTAGTGTGTGTATTGTAAGAATGTTATTAATTGCTGTCTTGGTTTTATGCATTTGTCAAAATGGTTTTGAGGAAAAACTTAGTTCTTTCCACATGCTTCTCAACCTCTTGGTAGTGCAGTCAATACAGAATTGCCTAAAGACTTTTAGTAGAgttacttattttaaataaagcaaagcagccATGGGAGAAAAAGGTCCTATAATGCCtaaatttcatggaaagaatAACTTGAGGatagaaataaatacagtatttgCAGTGGAGGGTGGTCACTAAGGAAATTGTGTAGAAGTTTGTGCTGATTAATATATTCACAAAGAACTGAGAAAGGGGTTAAACTGACAGTACCTTacacccctcctcctcctcagtcCTAGAAGGCAGGAAAATATACTTGCATAATTTCAGGTGTGACTGTCTTAGGCACAAGTTTTAAAGTATGTGCTCATCAGATACACAGAATAGATAGCTGTTAgcgttttgtgttttgttttgttgttgtgggtttttttttcagaacacgTTAAATATAACGAACAACAACTATTATTCTGTTGAAGTGGCAAATATCACAGCCCAAGTTCAGTTTTCAAAAACAGTTATTGGCAAAGCACGGTTAAACAACATCACCACCATTAGTCCTCTGGATATGAAACAGGTAAATACAATATTCAGTGTTGAATAGATGTTAATCTTGATATGTAAATCTActcatttgtgtcatctttgctggtttttttttttcagattgacTATATGGTGCCCACAGTCATGAGCTACATGTAGTAAGTGTACCAACCTCTAAATATCACATAGGTCTTATTAAAAGTTATAGTTGTGTGAAAATTGACTTTTTTCACAGttgcagaaatgcattttatagAGATGTTATGGCATTTTCTTTGTGGGAGTTTAATAGTACTGGAAAATATCAAAGCAGGGTTGTTCCAATAGTTTCATATAGTAGCTTGCTGTTGCGGGTTCTCAGTATCTCTATCCCAGTGTTTCAGGCCTTGGCAATAGCTAGGACTCGCTGCTTTGAGAGGTGGAAGTGCAGGTGTGTTTCCCTAGCAAGTTCTCTGGTGAcattccttttaatttctctgaCAGCAGAGAGAATTTGTACTCAATTAGCCTTTGATTAGAGGCTAATTTCTAATCAAATGAGGTCTTGTGTTGTAACTAGCTAGTTGTTTGGATCCTGGAGAGTATGTGTCCTGTAAAATCATCTGAGTTAAGTATAGGAGGTCTTGAATTCAGCAGACCTGTATGATGAAATCATCATCATGTGGGGCATTTCCACACATTTATTTTAGAGAGCTGGCTCAATGTGAAGTTCGCCCTCAATGTAGCTTCCTATCTACAGTTTGTGCTGtgtggtgtttgggtttttttgtggggttttgtttagttgatctgtttgggtttttttaaacagtttatttCCAAATAATCTGGACTTAAACCAGCGCGTTAAATCTCTCTGCTTCTCAGGCAGGATGTGCTGTTGGGTACGGAGCTGGTTTTATAGTATGTTACAGGTTGTCTGTATTTTGCATTAGAAAACTACAGTCACTGAGAATATCTGGCATTAGAGTCTAACtatggaaaacataaaaataattattactaCTGATACCAATATAAAACAATGTCTAATGCCGAACTGTTTTATTTGTATGTTCATATACTTTGGATCACTTGTGTTCATTCAGGGTTTAATACTTCATCATAGGTTTGGTGCCAGGGAAAAGAATCACCATGGCTTGCAATGACTGCCGTGCAGTCTAATTGCACTGATAACATGCAAGAGCAATTGATTTAAAGAGGGGAGTTGAAAAAAGTATACACTTACATAGTGCTCAGTATAGCTGGTATGTAGGTGCGTGTAGAAGATGTAAGTCTGAAAAGACTATTTTGCAACAGAACAGAaccccagggaggaggttgagtcaccttccctggaggtgtttaaggcacgggtggacgaggtgctaaggggcatgggttagtgattgatgggaatggttggactcagtgatcctgtgggtctcttccaaccgggttattctttgattctatgattctaattactCTGACTTCAAAATCTCTGCAGATCGATTGCATAATACTGAAgtgaatgaatgaaaaaaaaaaaaaaagaaagaaggactTTTCTATATTCTTGATACTTCTTGAGCCAGAATAGCAGAGCAAGCTTGTGAGACTTTTTTCCgtagaaaatgctgctttaatGTGAAAAGATGCTGAAGTTGGCATAACGTTGATCTCTTACTTCACATGAAGCGAAATTGCAAATTATATCTATATCCTTTCATAGTAAAAGTCTTCATTGGTGACAAAGTGATGCTGACATGCTTAAATGTAATGATTCTTGTTAACTTTGGTTATCTTCTGAAAGATGGAGTGAACACTGTAAGCAAGCACATGTGAATATAGTTCATGTGAAAGCAAGGCTATGTATAAAAGAGTAGACCTAGGTGAGTATACAGGCACGGGCAGTGTTTTCAAGAAGTTTTGATTGCCATTACTAGCAACTCTGTCTCTATATATATACAGATAGCAGAATTTCTACTTGATGCCACAATTCTTGCCTTTTAAATAGTTACCTATAAAAGCTCGATGCAAATCtaataattgtttttcttttttgcagtgACTTCTGTACTTTAGAGTCCATCAAAGTGCATAACATAGTGGTGATGATGCAGTAAGTATGGAAACTTCCTATTTGTTGGAAACAACCTTAAAAGCCATGTAATTCTTATTGAAATATCGCTCAGAAATACCGTCACAGTTTAGACCCAgccaatttcagcagctaaaactgagcagttggGCTCCCAGTTCCTTTCTGCCCACCcccagggaaagaagaaagagaaatgagagggggaaaaagaccTGTGGGTTGAAAATGAAACTAAAACAACTttaataaaatagtaataataatggcaataataagaaaataataaaatacatacaaatatatgaaattgtgACCCCACCTCTCAATGACTATACGTcgccacaaatgctgcagaacaAGTTGGAGAAGGGgtcagcagcaggagagggcTGGACACAGGAAAAGGATTCGGGAATacacagatctgggatcagggCCAAACCGGCAGATGttggccatcacagaagagagcGAGACCCtcatgatcacagaatcacagaataaccaggttggaagagacccaccggatcactgagtccaaccgaTCTATCTATTTTGTAGAGAGCGTGATGTATATTGGATGGAAAATTCTATCGGTCaatttggggtcacctgtcctgctCACCCCTTCTTGCACGTGTGAGCTTTTTCACCTCTTTGAGGGTAGTGCACCAGCTTGaagatggccttggtttctctAGAAATAAGtgtaagcaatggcctttctgcataccagtgccccTTGTTACCACTTttagagagaaacactgtctgaaaaacatgcagtaacTTCATTTCCTGAGACTTATCTGAAGGTATAAAACTGTTCCTACTTTaactcaaaccagaacaaataCTTAATCCTGGGGCTGTGTATCATAGATAAAATGAAATCTGCTTACGTTCTATTGTAGCTTCATAGTTCTTGAAACTGAACTGTCTCTTGGCAGGTTCTGATAGCATAAGGACACTTGAATAAGCAGAACTGTTATTACTGTATCTGCTCTGCTGTTGGCTTGTAGCCGCAGAGCTACAGGTCTCAAATACTTTGAAATAAGTTTGTGTATCAGCTGCTGTTCAAAACTTGCCAAGATTTTTGAGATCTTGAAGCAGTTACAGGCAGTTACTCTGCCAGAGTCTGCTTATCATGACTGATTGTATAAATAGCAGCATGGGTCGGGGAGGTACAGACCAACTATGGCTGTAACTTCATTCACTTAATCATTTGCTTTCTCCTCTCAAAGCAAGGTTTTATTGAGTAAACCTCAGCTTTACAATCTTCATTAGATAAAATAGTGCTCAGGGAACCAAATGTCTTTCAAGGAGAAAATCTGTAATGGAAAACTAGTAttgtttttaactttaaataaaacttattttgtttcaaagctCTTTCCTCAAAAATCCTACTAATGTAAAAACACTGATCTTGAAAATAGGAAACTCAAGCCTCTTACAAAACAAAtatcttttgttttgtcttttcaagAGTGACGGTGACAACTTCTTACTTTGGCCACTCTGAGCAAATATCCCAGGAGAGATACCAGTATGTGGACTGTGGAGGAAACACAACCTACCAGCTGGGCCAGTCAGAATATTTAAATGTACTTCAGCCTCCGCAATAAAAGCACTTGTGGGTTAATGTGGAATGGCTGCTGTTGATGCTTGCAGAGATCCTTTGAATAGGACTGGTACTATGTGAAGGGGAGACTGTGTGCATGTAAAGTATAGCGAACATGGTGACCTGTTCGTTCTAGATGCAAGGAGGGAAAAGGTGCAAAATGTATATAGATGCACTTGTTAAATGTTGtgttttccccttctgtttgctttctgttacTGTAAGCACTTCTGTCAGGTTGTATGGTGGGAGGGTGACAGGGAATATCAGATTCCTGAACTAAATCAGGACCTTTCCTTGCAGCATGGTACATCAACTTAGAGTAACCATGTATGTCTGTGTTGAGGTGAAATGTCACTAATGAGCATTGTAGAAAAACTGATACTCATGCAGTTTGAGTTTATACTTCAGTTCTTGATATTTGACTATTGAAACTGGCAGTATTACTACTTTAGTAACAAGATTACTTTGAGGTATCTGGATGTTAAGCTTCTCTCAGTAATCCAGTGGCGATAGTTCTTTATTTTTGGGATtctactttttgtttgttatacGTGATTAGAGGTGACATGCAGTCTGTTAAAGCTGGGAAAGCTCTCTTGGATGACACTACACTTGAATGTGCAACTTCTAGAATCTGGCATATTTTCATTCATAttctctcctgctgcctctggGATGCAAAAAGGAGAGTGTATGTTGTTGGATTTAAAATTTGGTCTAAAAACAACCCCTAGAATTATTACTGACAAAGGAGAAATTCAAGACTATAATATGAATGGATAAAGACTTTGAACACTGTCTTTCTACTGTGTTTTTAGTCAACTTTTGAGTGCCACTATTAAAATCAACATTGTGCAGTTGGAACTAGGTGGGAAACGGTTGGAGCATGGGTTTGGGCAGCTTGAtgtaaattttcttcatttttttattgttttaacgTATTGTGTGTCTAAGCTACTTGTAAGTGTTCATGTGTTGGGGTGTGTATATTTAGTGTGCCGTCTCAGTAAGCAATGCAGTAGTTATCTGAATCTCCAGAGCGCTCACAGTTCACATCAAAGTTAGGTAAGGGAGAATAAAGTAGTTATTTCTATAAGAGTAAATGCTAATGTAATCATAAGACTGACGTATAACAAAGCTTTTAAATAGTTTGAGTAGGATAGTTTGCACACGGAGAATTTCCAGGGTTATTATCGAACATGGTGACTGTGAATTTTGGGTTCAAAGTCGCTTGACTTCTGAAGGCGCCTGTTCTAAGGGTTAGGTACAAAACCTTTTAATTAACTAGGTCagaactgttttatttctgaattagCCCTAATAAGGTACTATTGAAACTGTTGCATTGTAatgaataatatattttttaaaatagatgttGCGGTTTCTATGCTGCCCATCTCCTGAAAATAAGCTATATAAAATGAATTAGCAATAAACACTATGGAAAAAGGCTGCTGAGTAACTTCTTGAAACTAACAGTCTCTTAAGCTCCAGTACTTCAGTGAAAATACATGTCTGTATTACTCTTCTTTATCGGCCTTTCTTAAGAGGACCTATCTGTGTGGGTGGGGGAAAGAATATTGATGTttcaaaaaaatcaagtaaCCATACAAAAATCCCTCTTCTGTTTGAATTGCTATGAGCATTTTTTCTGAatgtctgtgaaaaattttggGACCTAAGTTGTTGGTTTCATATAACAGTTAAGATGAACATGTCAGCTTTTGGCTTTGGAGAACTTTTGGAAGAGTCAGTTCTGATGACTTACTGTAGTTGTGTTctgaacattattttttaatctggatATTTAAAGTAAACATTATTATGGCTTAGTCATAAGGGAAACAAGTTCACAATTGACTCTAGTCTTCCTAGCTAAGGTTCGGTCCTGTGGCTGATAAAATGCATGCAGAAGCTTCTCTGAGGCTGCAAAGATACAGGTCGTAA includes the following:
- the TMEM106B gene encoding transmembrane protein 106B, translated to MGKSLSHLPIHTGKEDGYDGGTVSDNMRSGLVHSESHNEDGRPGDVSQFPYVEFTGRDSVTCPTCQGTGRIPRGQENQLVALIPYSDQRLRPRRTKLYVTASVTVCLLLSGLAVFFLFPRSIDVEYIGVKSVYVSYEEGRRIIYLNITNTLNITNNNYYSVEVANITAQVQFSKTVIGKARLNNITTISPLDMKQIDYMVPTVMSYMYDFCTLESIKVHNIVVMMQVTVTTSYFGHSEQISQERYQYVDCGGNTTYQLGQSEYLNVLQPPQ